Genomic DNA from Setaria italica strain Yugu1 chromosome V, Setaria_italica_v2.0, whole genome shotgun sequence:
GAAATCAGAGGaaatttacattataaaatCAGAACCTGAGGTATACTTATTTGTGATCACAACACGCAAGCAATGCTAGTGCACTAGTAAGGTACACGGATTAGCACTAACATTACAATACAACTGTAGAAGACTGTACTAGGTAAATAGAAATATAGATGCAAAGGCTTAATTTGCGCCACTAAAGGACCTTACAAATAGTGCtgaatcaaaattaaaaaaaaagaaacatctgATAACCAATGTCGAGTGGTTGTGTACTCACCTTCAGGACGGGGGAGAAGTTTCACACCTATCGTCTTCTTCATCTTTTTTTATCCTTGTAGATGAAGATCAATATGAGCACTAGATCAATATGAGTACTAACCCAAAAGGGATCAACATGAGCAGATAATGCAATAAAACAAGAAAGAACTAAGCAAATGTATACAAAATCTTAGTCAAGAGATACCATATCCCCTAATAGTTAGTCTCAACATAAAATTCTAACatattttgaattaaaaaaatatattggcTTCAATATTTCATACACAGGAATGTTGCTACACTACAAGCCTACAATACAGAGCAACTATGACACCTGCAATAAGACAGTTATCCCATTTGAAAATATCTTTAACTAGAGAGTAGACATACCAAACCATCAAGTTGTTATTAAGGGTAAACATTAGAAGCTGCAACAACATAGATAAACAAACTGGAAATATATTTGCATACCTGACTGGCTTCACCAGGTTTAGAAATACACTCTTTTTCAAGGATGTACGAAAATGCACCACGCGTTCGAGAATTATACTCCTTGGCAAGAAAATTGGTCTTTCCATATCCCAGAAGAGGTTGATGCCAAAAAAGTTCCCATAAAAATCAAAAAGTGCACCGCCCTGCATAACCTAGAAAAAAAAGTGGCAGGCATTAAAATGATAACGAATAAGAGTTACTCCCACCTTTATGTTAAAATTGTCACAGTTGATCGTCTTTTGGAAATTGTAAATGGCTAGATGCTACTATTAACAATGTGTAAATACTTTAAAATGTATATATTATCTTCCACTGCAAATTCAACCAACACAAAATCCAGTCAACTTAACTGTACAGTTTGGTAGGTATTGGGAATTTGGGTTGTGTAAGAGTAAATAGATGTAGTACATTAATATTTTCTTTATTGAATACAGGACATAGTTCAGTTCATATAGTAACAAAAGATTAGAATACTCTGAATAATGCTAGTGTACCTCAGataatttacatgtagagaacATAACATATCGACTATATTGAGATCCACGTGAATCAGTACATGTCCCACTTGTGGTCAATAATCTGTCAGAGATGTCACGCCCTACTGCCACTACCTTTCGACTATGGGGGTCAAATTGCACCAGATGATCGCCATCAAGGACATCTGTGACTTTGACAAAAGCAATTTCATAATCCAAATCATATTCTTCCAGAAACCCTATGGCCACCTCTTCTTCATGCTGTACTACAATCTATATTGATAAAAGCAAAACAGCACAGAATGGTCACAGTTATGTAAAGTAAACAATAGCAATTAGTAAATGATTATCAGCAGCAGAAACCTTAACCTTATGGCCATTTGTTTCAGAATCATGTAAAGCTCTAACCAAACTTGCTGAAGTCACAAACTTT
This window encodes:
- the LOC101785934 gene encoding uncharacterized protein LOC101785934 isoform X2; the protein is MLPSKRGADDVIRFSADNKRTCCGEEATDFLDFWRDLGVEVASKVSRSVVSIALSDGQNVLYASSGVVIECQSSFTKFVTSASLVRALHDSETNGHKIVVQHEEEVAIGFLEEYDLDYEIAFVKVTDVLDGDHLVQFDPHSRKVVAVGRDISDRLLTTSGTCTDSRGSQYSRYVMFSTCKLSEVMQGGALFDFYGNFFGINLFWDMERPIFLPRSIILERVVHFRTSLKKSVFLNLVKPVR
- the LOC101785934 gene encoding uncharacterized protein LOC101785934 isoform X1, which encodes MLPSKRGADDVIRFSADNKRTCCGEEATDFLDFWRDLGVEVASKVSRSVVSIALSDGQNVLYASSGVVIECQSSFTKFVTSASLVRALHDSETNGHKIVVQHEEEVAIGFLEEYDLDYEIAFVKVTDVLDGDHLVQFDPHSRKVVAVGRDISDRLLTTSGTCTDSRGSQYSRYVMFSTCKLSEVMQGGALFDFYGNFFGINLFWDMERPIFLPRSIILERVVHFRTSLKKSVFLNLVKPVRIKKDEEDDRCETSPPS